In Desulfarculaceae bacterium, the following are encoded in one genomic region:
- a CDS encoding class I SAM-dependent methyltransferase, with protein MRDEATQIGQVRRIFNQVVPVYDLLNHVLSAGQDLHWRRFTALAMRLQPGDKVLDVATGTGDLALAEAALPTNPLVVGLDLVPAMLGPAVKKVAKRGARVRLLAGDGTALPFGDQTFAAVSIAFGIRNIPRRGAALAEMRRVLKPGGRVYVLEFTTPQKPWVRRIYTRYLMHLLPKVGGLISGDEESYRYLAETIREFPTPAEFRGEMEAAGLLGARSHALTKGVAWLHVAERPLA; from the coding sequence ATGAGGGACGAGGCCACCCAGATCGGGCAGGTGCGGCGCATCTTCAACCAGGTGGTGCCGGTCTACGATCTGCTTAACCATGTTTTGAGCGCGGGGCAGGATTTGCACTGGCGGCGCTTCACCGCCCTGGCCATGCGCCTGCAGCCGGGCGACAAGGTGCTGGACGTGGCCACGGGAACCGGCGACCTGGCCCTGGCCGAGGCGGCCCTGCCCACCAATCCCCTGGTGGTGGGCCTGGATCTGGTGCCGGCCATGCTGGGGCCTGCGGTAAAAAAGGTCGCCAAGCGAGGGGCGCGGGTGCGCCTCTTGGCCGGCGACGGCACGGCCCTGCCCTTTGGCGACCAGACCTTCGCGGCGGTGAGCATCGCCTTCGGCATCCGCAACATCCCCCGCCGGGGCGCGGCCCTGGCCGAGATGCGCCGGGTGCTCAAACCAGGCGGCCGCGTCTACGTGTTGGAGTTCACCACCCCCCAGAAGCCCTGGGTGCGGCGCATCTACACGCGCTACCTCATGCATCTGCTGCCCAAGGTGGGCGGGCTCATCAGCGGCGACGAGGAATCCTACCGCTACCTTGCCGAGACTATCCGGGAGTTTCCCACCCCGGCTGAGTTCCGGGGCGAGATGGAGGCCGCCGGGCTGCTAGGCGCGCGCAGCCATGCCCTGACCAAGGGCGTGGCCTGGCTGCACGTGGCCGAGCGGCCTTTGGCCTAG
- a CDS encoding MBL fold metallo-hydrolase: MELIFLGTGGAWGLPEHQCPCATCRHLRAIGQSRTRTSLWLEGPARLLIDPGPDLRAQLVREDLPRPDAVLITHEHGDHYLGLDELLCYRRNLPPDDWSPIPVYASPTAWEQIEIRFGYLLGSLLEKRLAEPGTELAGAPFGLELGCAPVKTDHGPIPKGSVGYVITLATPRGPFRLGYTSDMVRPMDPDAFADLDLLVCQSHFVHEPKVNRANHLSLQNALPQLKRWQPGRVYLAHLSCQDHIPGDDPANAMLKKYAPAEPLCGADGAPYPIPHDHAAWQALAERAFAEHGLAMPVTVAHDGLRVSL; this comes from the coding sequence ATGGAGCTGATTTTTCTGGGCACCGGCGGGGCCTGGGGCCTGCCCGAGCACCAGTGCCCCTGCGCCACTTGCCGCCATCTCAGGGCTATCGGCCAGAGCCGCACCCGCACCAGCCTGTGGCTGGAAGGCCCGGCCCGGCTGCTCATCGACCCCGGCCCGGACCTGCGCGCCCAGCTGGTGCGCGAGGACCTGCCCCGGCCCGACGCGGTGCTCATCACCCATGAGCACGGCGACCACTACCTGGGCCTGGACGAGCTGCTCTGCTACCGCCGCAACCTGCCGCCCGATGATTGGTCGCCCATTCCGGTCTATGCCAGCCCCACGGCCTGGGAGCAGATCGAGATTCGCTTCGGCTACCTCCTGGGCAGCCTGCTGGAAAAGCGCCTGGCCGAGCCGGGCACGGAGCTGGCAGGCGCGCCCTTTGGCCTGGAGCTGGGCTGCGCGCCGGTCAAGACCGACCACGGCCCCATCCCCAAAGGCTCGGTGGGCTACGTGATCACCCTGGCCACCCCGCGAGGCCCATTCCGCCTGGGCTACACCAGCGACATGGTGCGCCCGATGGATCCAGACGCCTTCGCGGACCTGGACCTGTTGGTGTGCCAGAGCCATTTCGTGCACGAGCCCAAGGTGAACCGGGCCAACCACCTGAGCCTGCAAAACGCCCTGCCCCAGCTCAAGCGCTGGCAGCCGGGGCGGGTGTACCTGGCGCATCTCTCCTGCCAGGACCACATACCGGGCGACGACCCGGCCAACGCCATGCTCAAGAAGTACGCGCCAGCCGAGCCCCTTTGCGGCGCGGACGGCGCGCCCTACCCCATCCCCCACGACCACGCCGCCTGGCAGGCCCTGGCCGAGCGGGCCTTCGCGGAGCACGGCCTGGCCATGCCGGTGACCGTGGCCCACGACGGCCTGCGGGTGAGCCTGTAG
- a CDS encoding thermonuclease family protein, producing the protein MRPARLLAALGLVLCLALSAQAGSRTAQVVYINDGDTILVSIKGREELVRLLGVDAPETGHSKGLARRARRHHRTPEQEAAAGQAARQAARALVKVGDMVKLVDGRPLSDYRDRYGRLLAFVYLPDGRMLNQEMIAGGWARVYRRFNYRHKADFRRAEREARKAKRGLWAEKGGP; encoded by the coding sequence ATGCGCCCGGCACGCCTTCTGGCCGCGCTGGGCCTGGTTCTCTGCCTGGCGCTGAGCGCCCAGGCAGGGAGCCGCACGGCCCAGGTGGTCTACATTAACGACGGGGACACCATCCTGGTTAGCATCAAGGGCCGCGAGGAGCTGGTGCGCTTGTTGGGAGTGGACGCGCCCGAGACCGGCCACAGCAAGGGCCTGGCCCGCCGGGCTCGGCGGCACCACCGCACGCCGGAACAGGAGGCGGCCGCGGGCCAGGCGGCACGCCAGGCCGCGCGGGCGCTCGTAAAGGTGGGGGACATGGTCAAGCTGGTGGACGGCCGGCCCCTAAGCGACTACCGCGACCGCTACGGGCGGCTGCTGGCCTTCGTGTATCTGCCCGATGGCCGTATGCTCAACCAAGAGATGATCGCGGGCGGCTGGGCGCGGGTGTACCGGCGCTTCAACTACCGCCACAAGGCCGATTTTCGGCGAGCGGAGAGAGAGGCACGCAAAGCCAAACGGGGGCTGTGGGCCGAAAAAGGCGGGCCTTAG
- a CDS encoding YkgJ family cysteine cluster protein gives MPEDSPLIMRLQAALAQGPAALLAVCAAELSTRRGIDDPGAARAVAKDAELGRLAARQAPASELAARIAVLAGADRCLGCGSCCRVSSPTLYAEDLPRLQEAGLGHEALITLRPGERVYSARLGRFQVLAEELIKLREEGGACSRLTPRGCGIYEQRPLQCRWLECWSGRNAGQLTERPRLGRAELLADDHTARALAREYEAKVPAAQLHAALAAAAEGDTEGAEQALALLELDHRLRAGISAKFGYAPETLPLILGRPALEVAANYGLEVALENDQPILRRKA, from the coding sequence ATGCCTGAGGATTCCCCACTGATCATGCGCCTGCAAGCGGCCCTGGCCCAAGGCCCCGCCGCCCTGCTGGCCGTGTGCGCGGCGGAGCTGAGCACCCGCCGGGGCATTGATGATCCCGGCGCGGCCCGGGCCGTGGCCAAGGACGCCGAGCTGGGCCGTCTGGCCGCGCGCCAAGCCCCCGCCTCGGAGCTGGCCGCGCGCATTGCGGTCCTGGCCGGGGCCGACCGCTGCCTGGGCTGCGGCTCCTGCTGCCGGGTAAGCAGCCCCACCCTTTACGCCGAGGATTTGCCCCGTCTGCAAGAAGCCGGGCTGGGCCATGAGGCGCTGATCACCCTGCGGCCTGGCGAGCGGGTCTACTCGGCCCGTTTGGGCCGCTTCCAGGTCTTGGCTGAGGAACTGATAAAGCTACGCGAAGAGGGCGGGGCCTGCTCCCGCCTTACGCCGCGCGGCTGCGGAATTTATGAGCAACGGCCCTTGCAATGCCGCTGGCTGGAGTGCTGGTCCGGCCGCAACGCGGGGCAACTGACGGAGCGTCCCCGCCTGGGCCGCGCCGAGCTGCTGGCCGATGACCACACCGCCCGAGCCCTTGCCCGCGAGTACGAGGCCAAGGTCCCGGCGGCACAGCTGCACGCCGCCTTGGCCGCCGCCGCCGAAGGCGACACCGAGGGTGCCGAGCAAGCCCTGGCCTTGCTGGAGCTGGATCACCGCCTGCGCGCGGGCATCAGCGCCAAGTTCGGCTATGCGCCCGAAACGCTGCCTCTGATCCTGGGACGGCCCGCCCTTGAGGTCGCGGCCAACTACGGCCTGGAAGTGGCCTTGGAAAACGATCAGCCGATTCTGCGCCGAAAAGCCTAA
- a CDS encoding histidinol phosphate phosphatase domain-containing protein, which yields MIDLHTHTLFSDGELLPSELAQRASVLGLEGLAFTDHADMSNLETALPALLAAARALDEQHAMRIIAGVELTHLPPALIGPWTQRARALGAQIVVVHGESPVEPVAPGTNRAALEAGVDVLAHPGLITPEECALAAEKGVMLEISARGGHSLGNGRVARLGLAAGASLVINTDAHAPRDLIDHAFALKVGLNAGLEPEQVEQCFTNARRLLDRAQGAAV from the coding sequence GTGATCGATCTGCACACCCACACCCTGTTCAGCGACGGCGAGCTCTTGCCCTCGGAGCTGGCCCAGCGGGCTTCGGTCCTGGGCCTGGAGGGCCTGGCCTTCACCGACCACGCGGACATGAGCAATTTGGAGACCGCCCTGCCCGCGCTCCTGGCCGCCGCCCGCGCTCTGGACGAGCAGCACGCCATGCGCATAATCGCCGGGGTGGAGCTGACCCATTTGCCGCCCGCGCTCATCGGGCCCTGGACCCAGAGGGCCCGCGCCCTGGGGGCCCAGATCGTGGTGGTGCATGGCGAGAGCCCGGTGGAGCCGGTGGCGCCGGGCACCAACCGCGCGGCGCTCGAGGCCGGGGTGGACGTGCTGGCCCACCCTGGGCTCATCACCCCGGAGGAATGCGCCCTGGCCGCCGAAAAAGGCGTCATGCTGGAGATAAGCGCCCGGGGCGGGCACAGCCTGGGCAACGGCCGGGTGGCCCGTCTGGGCCTGGCCGCCGGGGCCTCGCTGGTCATCAACACCGACGCCCATGCCCCCCGCGACCTCATTGATCACGCCTTCGCTCTCAAGGTCGGCCTCAACGCCGGGCTGGAGCCGGAGCAGGTGGAGCAGTGCTTCACCAACGCGCGGCGCCTGCTGGACCGGGCCCAGGGAGCGGCGGTCTGA
- a CDS encoding diguanylate cyclase: MLENGPIILIVDDSRLARAATSASLRAAGYQEILEAGSAEEAMALLEDGGPGVDLVLLDIVLPDADGITVCARIKQSKELKGIPVIMATAQDDQESLKDAFKAGAMDYITKPIKEVELTARVRSALALKLEMDQRKAREKELQRLTRQLAKANQELRLLSGRDGLTGVANRRFYEEQLARQWAHCQREQTPLGMLMIDIDHFKGYNDRYGHLAGDDCLRRVAQALEAGLNRPVDLLARYGGEEFVAILPYTDDQGAMVVAEALRRAVEKLGLDHAGASTGIVTVSVGAAACLPNAELAPEAVCAAADQALYAAKQAGRNQVSLGRVEIAA, encoded by the coding sequence ATGCTGGAGAACGGACCCATTATACTGATCGTCGACGACAGCCGTCTGGCCCGCGCCGCCACCTCCGCCAGCCTGCGGGCGGCGGGCTACCAGGAAATCCTGGAGGCGGGCAGCGCCGAGGAGGCCATGGCCCTCCTGGAGGATGGCGGCCCGGGGGTGGACCTGGTGCTGTTGGACATCGTGCTGCCCGATGCCGACGGCATAACCGTCTGCGCCCGCATCAAACAGAGCAAAGAGCTAAAGGGCATCCCGGTGATCATGGCCACCGCCCAGGACGACCAGGAAAGCCTCAAGGATGCTTTCAAGGCCGGGGCCATGGACTACATCACCAAGCCCATCAAGGAAGTTGAGCTCACCGCCCGGGTGCGCTCGGCCCTGGCGCTCAAGCTGGAGATGGACCAGCGCAAGGCCCGCGAAAAGGAACTGCAAAGGCTCACCCGCCAGCTGGCCAAGGCCAACCAGGAACTGCGCCTGCTCTCGGGCCGCGACGGCCTCACCGGAGTGGCCAACCGCCGCTTCTACGAGGAGCAGCTCGCCCGGCAGTGGGCCCATTGTCAGCGGGAGCAAACCCCCTTGGGTATGCTGATGATCGACATCGACCACTTCAAGGGCTACAACGACCGCTACGGCCATCTGGCCGGGGACGACTGTCTGCGCCGGGTGGCCCAGGCGTTGGAGGCGGGCCTCAATCGGCCGGTGGACCTTTTGGCCCGCTACGGCGGCGAGGAGTTCGTGGCCATATTGCCCTACACCGACGACCAGGGGGCCATGGTGGTGGCCGAGGCCCTGCGCCGGGCGGTGGAGAAGCTGGGCCTGGATCATGCCGGAGCGTCCACCGGCATAGTGACGGTAAGCGTGGGCGCGGCGGCTTGCCTGCCCAACGCGGAACTGGCCCCGGAGGCGGTGTGCGCCGCCGCCGACCAGGCCCTCTATGCGGCCAAGCAGGCGGGCCGCAACCAAGTGAGCCTGGGGAGGGTGGAAATCGCCGCCTGA
- a CDS encoding bifunctional nuclease family protein produces the protein MIPMTVQGLTIDPASNSPILILQEMTGERTLPIWIGLLEATAIASELEKVSFSRPMTHDLTMSLLGHLGCAIRKIEVTQLKENTFYALIHLEGPQGTSAIDSRPSDAIALALRAEAPILVAEEVLIAAAASPDKGRVRQGKDWKDVLEGMDPEDFGKYKM, from the coding sequence ATGATCCCCATGACAGTGCAAGGGCTGACCATAGACCCCGCGTCCAACAGCCCCATCCTGATCCTCCAGGAGATGACCGGCGAGCGGACCCTGCCCATCTGGATCGGGCTCCTGGAGGCCACGGCCATCGCCAGCGAGCTGGAGAAGGTCTCCTTCTCCCGGCCCATGACCCACGACCTGACCATGAGCCTGCTGGGGCACCTGGGCTGCGCCATCCGCAAGATCGAGGTCACCCAGCTCAAGGAAAACACCTTCTACGCCTTGATCCATCTCGAAGGCCCCCAGGGGACCAGCGCCATCGACTCGCGCCCCTCGGACGCCATCGCCCTGGCCCTTCGGGCCGAGGCGCCCATCCTGGTGGCCGAGGAGGTGCTCATCGCCGCGGCCGCCTCGCCGGACAAGGGCCGGGTCCGCCAGGGCAAGGACTGGAAAGATGTCCTGGAAGGCATGGACCCCGAGGATTTCGGCAAGTACAAGATGTGA
- the miaB gene encoding tRNA (N6-isopentenyl adenosine(37)-C2)-methylthiotransferase MiaB, producing the protein MSKNAHIATFGCQMNAYDSERMAGMLAKLGYGRAESPEAADLIVINTCSVRQRAEQKVYSYVGELKRLKAANPELIIGVGGCVAQQEGDKLLKRLAHLDFVFGPGALERLPELVDQAARGRRLALTDLKVVPPSQLIVPADPGLKALVTVMTGCDNFCSYCVVPHVRGREKSRPAGEIVEEVSALTEAGVREVQLLGQNVNSYRDPGEGLDFAGLLARVAEVPALWRIRFTTSHPKDLGRPLMEALAGIDKVMEQLHLPAQSGSDRVLKAMNRGYNRAQYLERVAEQRALVPGLALGGDIIAGFPGESEEEFNETLSLLAEVRYDFLYSFKYSDRPFTRAGKMGRKLSEAAKSERLVRLQALQREIGLEEHRAQEGRVVEVLVEGPAKKGEGLMSGRCRAGRAVNFPGGPELAGRLVSVRITQGRENSLVGELAEAGE; encoded by the coding sequence TTGAGCAAGAACGCCCATATCGCCACCTTCGGGTGCCAGATGAACGCCTACGATTCCGAGCGCATGGCCGGGATGCTGGCCAAGCTGGGATACGGCCGGGCCGAAAGCCCCGAGGCGGCGGATCTCATCGTGATCAACACCTGCTCGGTGCGCCAGCGGGCCGAGCAAAAGGTCTACTCCTACGTGGGCGAGCTAAAGCGGCTCAAGGCGGCCAACCCCGAGTTGATCATCGGAGTGGGCGGCTGCGTGGCCCAGCAGGAAGGCGACAAGCTGCTCAAGCGCCTGGCCCATCTGGACTTCGTGTTCGGCCCCGGCGCCCTGGAGCGCCTGCCCGAGCTGGTGGACCAGGCCGCCCGGGGCCGCCGCCTGGCCCTCACCGACCTTAAGGTAGTTCCCCCGTCCCAGCTCATCGTGCCCGCCGACCCCGGCCTCAAGGCCCTGGTCACGGTGATGACCGGCTGCGACAACTTCTGCTCCTACTGCGTGGTGCCCCACGTGCGCGGCCGCGAGAAATCGCGCCCCGCCGGGGAGATCGTGGAAGAGGTGAGCGCCCTGACCGAAGCCGGGGTGCGCGAGGTGCAGCTGTTGGGCCAGAACGTGAACTCCTACCGCGACCCCGGCGAGGGCCTGGACTTCGCGGGCCTCTTGGCCCGGGTGGCCGAGGTGCCCGCCCTGTGGCGGATTCGCTTTACCACCAGTCACCCCAAGGACCTGGGCCGCCCGCTCATGGAGGCCTTGGCCGGTATCGACAAGGTGATGGAGCAGCTCCACCTGCCGGCCCAATCGGGCAGCGACCGCGTGCTCAAGGCCATGAACCGGGGATACAACCGGGCGCAGTATTTGGAGCGGGTCGCCGAGCAACGGGCTCTGGTGCCCGGCCTGGCCCTGGGCGGGGACATCATCGCGGGCTTCCCCGGGGAAAGCGAAGAAGAATTCAATGAGACCTTGAGCCTGCTGGCCGAGGTCCGCTACGATTTTCTATATAGCTTCAAGTATTCCGACCGGCCTTTCACCCGGGCGGGCAAGATGGGCCGCAAGCTGAGCGAAGCGGCCAAGAGCGAGCGTTTGGTGCGCTTGCAGGCCTTGCAGCGGGAGATCGGCCTGGAGGAGCACCGGGCCCAGGAGGGCCGGGTGGTGGAAGTGCTGGTGGAGGGGCCGGCCAAAAAAGGCGAAGGCCTGATGAGCGGGCGTTGCCGGGCCGGAAGGGCGGTGAACTTCCCGGGCGGCCCGGAGCTGGCCGGGCGGCTGGTCTCGGTGCGCATAACCCAGGGGCGGGAGAACTCGCTGGTGGGCGAGCTGGCCGAGGCCGGAGAGTGA
- a CDS encoding rhomboid family intramembrane serine protease — protein sequence MLPLKDENPTQGIPYLTLGIIGLNVLVYLYQLSLAPRAEYVFLYQYGVVPAWLTGEQPTPQMLAWLPQPLTLLTCMFLHGGFFHLAGNMLYLWIFGNNIEDRLGPVRFGLFYLLGGVLANLAHVIASPGSQLPMVGASGAIAAVLGAYFLLYPRANVVVLLWLLFYVQLIRVPAVVVLGVWFLLQVVGRGGPGVAWMAHIGGFVIGLVLVRLFLPRRPPSG from the coding sequence TTGCTGCCCCTGAAGGACGAAAACCCCACCCAGGGCATCCCCTACCTGACCCTGGGCATCATCGGGCTCAATGTCCTGGTCTACCTGTACCAGCTGAGCCTGGCCCCTCGGGCGGAGTACGTATTCCTATACCAGTACGGGGTGGTGCCCGCCTGGCTCACCGGCGAGCAGCCCACGCCCCAGATGCTGGCCTGGCTGCCCCAGCCGCTCACCCTGCTCACCTGCATGTTCCTGCACGGCGGATTTTTCCACCTGGCGGGCAACATGCTCTATCTGTGGATTTTCGGCAACAACATCGAGGACCGCCTGGGGCCGGTGCGTTTCGGGCTGTTCTACCTGCTGGGCGGGGTGTTGGCCAACCTGGCCCACGTCATCGCCTCGCCGGGCTCCCAGCTGCCCATGGTGGGGGCTTCCGGAGCCATCGCGGCGGTGCTGGGGGCCTATTTCCTGCTCTACCCCCGGGCCAACGTGGTGGTCTTGTTGTGGCTATTGTTCTACGTGCAGCTGATCCGCGTGCCCGCGGTGGTGGTGCTGGGGGTTTGGTTCCTGTTGCAGGTGGTGGGTCGCGGAGGGCCGGGGGTGGCCTGGATGGCCCACATCGGCGGCTTCGTCATCGGCCTGGTGCTGGTGCGCCTGTTTTTGCCCCGGCGGCCGCCCTCCGGCTGA
- a CDS encoding HAMP domain-containing histidine kinase, whose product MFNEMRRRWSIIPTWLKVAPVVLLLAGLSLANHYLAPTRPELAALVQRLLFLPLFMSSLLFGLTGGLICAALVSLNYLDLWWGAGAGADHMLLGAAEMALYFITGGLTGFLVDRERREARRVKEAENLALLGQAAAAVAHELKTPLIAIGGFAQRIQRDLEPSHPYRGQLNIIVDQVRHMENLLRQMLDYSRSLDLQRRPLALEELLAEVFTLTGSSASEQGVGLASKLPEGGLGLAGDAGRLKQVLINLINNAVQASPQGGEVLVEARRDRDHVIVEVRDHGMGIPDGELEKIFFPFFTTKSGGTGLGLAIARKIVLAHGGHVQVESTPGEGSTFRLILPQED is encoded by the coding sequence TTGTTCAACGAAATGCGCCGCCGTTGGAGCATCATCCCCACCTGGCTCAAGGTGGCCCCGGTGGTGCTGTTGCTGGCGGGCTTAAGCCTGGCCAACCACTACCTGGCCCCCACCCGGCCCGAGCTGGCCGCCCTGGTGCAGCGCCTGTTGTTCCTGCCCCTGTTCATGTCCAGCCTGCTCTTCGGCCTCACCGGCGGGCTCATCTGCGCGGCGTTGGTCTCCCTGAACTACCTGGACCTGTGGTGGGGAGCCGGGGCTGGCGCCGACCACATGCTCCTGGGCGCGGCGGAGATGGCCCTGTATTTCATCACCGGCGGGCTCACCGGCTTTTTGGTGGACCGGGAGCGGCGCGAGGCCCGGCGGGTCAAGGAGGCCGAGAACCTGGCCTTGTTGGGCCAGGCGGCGGCGGCGGTGGCCCACGAGCTAAAGACCCCGCTCATCGCCATCGGCGGCTTCGCCCAGCGCATCCAGCGCGACCTGGAGCCCAGCCACCCCTACCGGGGCCAGCTCAACATCATCGTGGACCAGGTGCGCCACATGGAGAACCTGCTGCGCCAGATGCTGGACTATTCCCGGTCCCTGGACCTGCAACGGCGGCCCCTGGCCCTGGAGGAGCTCCTGGCCGAGGTCTTCACCCTCACCGGCTCCAGCGCCAGCGAGCAGGGGGTGGGCCTGGCCTCCAAGCTGCCCGAGGGCGGCCTGGGCCTGGCCGGGGACGCGGGGCGGCTAAAGCAGGTACTTATCAACCTGATCAACAACGCGGTGCAGGCCTCGCCCCAGGGCGGCGAGGTGCTGGTGGAGGCCCGCCGGGATAGAGACCACGTGATCGTGGAGGTGCGCGATCATGGGATGGGCATCCCCGACGGTGAGCTGGAGAAGATATTCTTCCCCTTTTTCACCACCAAGAGCGGCGGCACCGGCCTGGGCCTGGCCATCGCCCGCAAGATCGTCCTGGCCCACGGCGGCCATGTCCAGGTGGAAAGCACGCCCGGCGAGGGCAGCACCTTCCGCCTGATCCTGCCCCAGGAAGACTAG
- a CDS encoding NAD(+)/NADH kinase translates to MPHVSIICKAKTPAARQQAERLAAWLSERGSSSLVLEARGGEPGAGNGPESPLPPETGLVVVLGGDGTMLGAVRQVVASGLEQVPVLGVNLGGLGFLTALGPEELLPAMEKVLQGHYAAPPRLMLDAEVRRGGETLDGFTALNDLVINKAALARIVEMKAAVDGHGLTTFKADGLIISTPTGSTAYNLSAGGPICHPALNCIVLSPICSFALTNRPLLLGPSMELCVTLGERSGDTTLTCDGQVGLELEPGDEIRIKRSAHSVRLVESPFRDYFEILRTKLRWG, encoded by the coding sequence ATGCCCCACGTAAGCATAATCTGCAAGGCCAAGACTCCGGCCGCCCGGCAGCAGGCCGAGCGCCTCGCCGCCTGGCTGAGCGAGCGCGGCTCCAGCTCCCTGGTCCTGGAGGCGCGGGGCGGAGAGCCGGGCGCGGGCAACGGCCCGGAGAGCCCCCTGCCGCCCGAAACCGGGCTGGTGGTGGTCCTGGGCGGCGACGGCACCATGCTGGGCGCGGTGCGCCAGGTGGTGGCCAGCGGCCTGGAGCAGGTGCCGGTCCTGGGGGTGAACCTGGGCGGCCTGGGCTTCCTCACCGCCCTGGGGCCGGAGGAGCTTTTGCCGGCCATGGAAAAGGTGCTCCAGGGACACTACGCCGCCCCGCCCCGCCTGATGCTCGACGCCGAGGTGCGCCGGGGAGGCGAGACACTCGACGGCTTCACCGCGCTCAATGACCTGGTGATCAACAAGGCGGCCCTGGCCCGCATCGTGGAGATGAAGGCGGCGGTGGACGGCCACGGCCTGACCACCTTCAAGGCCGACGGCCTGATCATCTCCACCCCCACCGGCTCCACGGCCTACAACCTCTCGGCCGGGGGCCCCATCTGCCATCCGGCCCTTAACTGCATCGTACTCAGCCCCATCTGCTCCTTCGCCCTTACCAACCGGCCCCTTCTGCTGGGCCCCTCCATGGAGCTGTGCGTCACCCTGGGCGAGCGCTCCGGGGACACCACCCTGACCTGCGACGGCCAGGTGGGCCTGGAACTGGAGCCCGGCGACGAGATCCGCATCAAGCGCTCGGCCCATTCGGTGCGCCTGGTGGAATCGCCTTTCCGCGACTACTTCGAGATTCTCAGAACCAAACTGCGCTGGGGGTAG